A single Natranaerobius thermophilus JW/NM-WN-LF DNA region contains:
- a CDS encoding SPASM domain-containing protein — translation MSKLGMNLREELKNGNIYENEKGKVFLRELNVASLGDAEKLDDDILENRKGKGLFDIECPHFIPREKAYDGGKHHGDLFIDCDGIVYTCGNHAFPVGDVYEESLASIIDGINNPRPDGRFGLTRKVYNSLLVLSRYMVIENMAIGKVFQMIYQENPKLITNIQTQCGACSRLGYNEDFKKHF, via the coding sequence ATGAGTAAATTAGGAATGAACTTAAGAGAAGAATTAAAGAATGGTAATATTTACGAAAATGAAAAAGGAAAAGTTTTTTTAAGAGAGTTAAATGTAGCTAGCCTTGGAGATGCAGAAAAATTAGATGATGACATTTTAGAGAATAGAAAGGGTAAAGGATTATTTGATATTGAATGTCCACATTTCATTCCAAGGGAAAAAGCATACGATGGTGGAAAACATCATGGGGATTTGTTCATAGATTGTGATGGAATAGTATATACATGTGGGAATCATGCTTTTCCTGTAGGGGATGTCTATGAAGAATCTTTAGCTTCAATAATAGACGGTATTAATAATCCACGGCCGGATGGGCGCTTTGGATTAACGAGAAAAGTTTATAACTCCTTATTAGTACTATCAAGGTATATGGTAATTGAAAATATGGCTATAGGTAAAGTTTTTCAAATGATATATCAAGAAAATCCAAAATTGATAACTAATATTCAAACCCAATGTGGTGCATGTAGTCGCTTGGGATACAATGAGGATTTCAAAAAACATTTCTAA
- a CDS encoding TetR/AcrR family transcriptional regulator: protein MRYTSRELKAKKNKKKIFVTAIDLIRKKGYDNVSINEICSLSGFTKGAFYHYFNSKEDLLIQLLRDVDDYYTVEVLPKLDGMSSTEKLTYFMQQFAYCGYGVGVDIINNLFKSQTKVLNDFMNDYDRPFFKILLEIIDEGQKKGEFTDKLSCKELAQYCMSFTWGVLHNWTLENGEYDIEEKMKSYLKVFILSILY from the coding sequence ATGAGATATACTAGTAGAGAACTAAAAGCCAAAAAAAATAAGAAAAAAATTTTCGTTACTGCAATTGATTTAATAAGAAAAAAAGGTTATGACAATGTATCAATAAATGAAATTTGCTCCTTGTCAGGATTTACTAAAGGGGCTTTTTATCATTACTTTAACTCAAAAGAAGACTTATTAATCCAATTGCTCAGAGATGTAGATGACTACTATACTGTGGAGGTATTACCTAAACTCGATGGAATGTCATCTACTGAAAAGTTAACTTATTTTATGCAACAATTTGCGTATTGTGGTTATGGAGTAGGTGTTGATATAATAAATAACCTGTTTAAGAGCCAAACAAAGGTTTTGAATGATTTTATGAACGATTATGATAGACCTTTTTTCAAAATCCTTTTAGAGATAATAGATGAAGGTCAGAAAAAGGGTGAATTTACAGATAAATTGTCCTGCAAAGAGCTAGCCCAATATTGTATGTCTTTTACATGGGGTGTTTTGCATAATTGGACATTGGAAAACGGCGAATACGATATTGAAGAAAAAATGAAGAGTTATTTAAAGGTATTTATTTTGTCGATACTATATTAA